One genomic window of Methanosarcina acetivorans C2A includes the following:
- a CDS encoding hydantoinase/oxoprolinase N-terminal domain-containing protein gives MHFSLGIDAGGTYTDAVIIRDSDGAVVESSKALTTYPDPLPGMKNAIDRLDTGYLKDIKLVSVSTTLSTNTILESTGFPVGLIMIGDYVIPEKLPTDYWVAVSGGHDSDGEELKVLDLDSVEEFALKVKSKVSAFAVSSYFSNRNPEHELAVKKAVKDITGHPVVCGHELSQDLGAYERAITAFLNAQLIPITHKFIQAIIREFESRGINANMLMLKCDGSVVGIEEALEKPIETIFSGPAASLVGASHLSRLNTCAMIDVGGTSTDVAMMQNGLPELSSAGAVVGGWQTRVKAIRMETSATGGDSHVWLKGDRINVGPRRVIPLCRASVIYPEFREKLKHNRVAKGYLCENIQVTKFFVRTGFRPIELKAGEREIYKHIGKEPVSFGDLLIALKKRPSPSMLDSLIQKRLIQAIGFTPTDALHVLGEYNEWDTEAARIGAHMLGRPLKLSPEDLSAEVKRRVAHNIAEDLITYLIEGMPRNEIDRVLLGKNFARFRVEIPVVLLGGPVGAYVEDLRKLINAEFIVPEHADVGNAVGALVGKGIKRVEILIKTRLVPKSREEKSEEDEEYGVAPESEVIESALQQEKKNEYIVFSPTERKKFEVYNEALEYAEKLGKQFVMDYMIGAGLGKEEIRIEVSRKHLAPPGWTGVPLETKFVYVGVGVPKNSLTV, from the coding sequence ATGCACTTCAGTCTTGGAATAGATGCAGGGGGCACCTATACTGATGCCGTTATCATAAGAGATTCTGACGGAGCAGTAGTTGAGTCGAGCAAAGCCCTGACGACTTATCCCGACCCTCTGCCGGGGATGAAAAACGCGATCGATAGACTGGACACTGGCTATCTTAAGGATATAAAGCTCGTATCCGTATCTACTACCCTGTCCACAAATACGATTCTGGAAAGCACCGGATTTCCGGTCGGGCTGATCATGATAGGGGACTATGTGATCCCCGAGAAACTTCCTACAGACTACTGGGTAGCAGTCTCAGGCGGGCACGACAGCGACGGAGAAGAACTAAAAGTTCTGGATCTTGATTCTGTGGAAGAATTCGCCCTCAAAGTAAAGAGTAAGGTTTCGGCTTTTGCAGTTTCCTCCTACTTCAGCAACCGAAACCCCGAGCATGAGCTTGCGGTCAAAAAAGCGGTAAAGGACATTACCGGACACCCTGTAGTATGCGGGCATGAACTCTCCCAGGACCTCGGAGCCTATGAAAGGGCTATAACTGCTTTTCTAAACGCCCAATTAATCCCGATTACCCATAAGTTCATCCAGGCAATAATAAGAGAATTCGAAAGCCGCGGAATCAACGCAAACATGTTGATGTTAAAATGCGACGGGTCGGTGGTCGGAATCGAGGAAGCCCTGGAAAAACCCATCGAAACTATCTTTTCAGGGCCTGCAGCAAGCCTTGTGGGCGCCTCCCACCTAAGCCGGCTTAACACATGTGCCATGATTGACGTTGGGGGCACGAGTACGGACGTAGCCATGATGCAGAACGGGCTCCCGGAACTCAGCAGTGCAGGGGCGGTAGTAGGAGGCTGGCAGACCCGCGTAAAAGCTATTCGTATGGAGACTTCGGCAACCGGAGGAGACAGCCACGTCTGGCTTAAAGGGGACAGGATCAATGTAGGACCCCGCCGGGTTATTCCTCTCTGCAGGGCTTCTGTCATCTACCCCGAATTCAGAGAGAAACTCAAGCACAATAGGGTAGCAAAAGGGTATCTCTGCGAAAACATCCAGGTAACGAAATTTTTTGTCCGCACGGGTTTCAGGCCTATCGAGCTGAAAGCAGGAGAACGGGAGATATACAAACATATCGGAAAAGAACCCGTTTCCTTCGGAGACCTGCTCATTGCGCTGAAAAAACGCCCTTCCCCTTCAATGCTCGATTCGCTCATACAGAAAAGGCTGATTCAGGCCATAGGTTTTACGCCCACCGATGCCCTGCATGTCCTTGGAGAGTATAACGAGTGGGATACGGAAGCTGCAAGAATAGGAGCCCACATGCTCGGGAGACCCCTGAAGCTAAGCCCCGAGGATCTCAGTGCTGAAGTAAAGCGCAGGGTTGCGCACAACATTGCCGAAGACCTTATCACATACCTGATCGAGGGAATGCCCAGAAATGAAATTGATAGGGTACTTCTTGGAAAGAACTTCGCGCGCTTCAGGGTAGAAATTCCCGTTGTTCTTCTCGGAGGCCCTGTAGGGGCATACGTAGAAGACCTGAGAAAACTGATTAATGCCGAGTTCATAGTTCCCGAACACGCTGATGTCGGCAATGCTGTTGGGGCCCTTGTAGGAAAAGGAATTAAAAGGGTAGAGATCCTCATAAAAACAAGACTCGTCCCCAAATCCAGGGAAGAAAAATCTGAAGAAGATGAGGAATACGGCGTAGCTCCGGAGAGTGAAGTTATAGAAAGTGCCCTTCAACAGGAAAAGAAAAACGAGTACATTGTGTTTTCTCCGACGGAGAGAAAGAAATTTGAGGTCTACAATGAAGCTCTGGAATATGCAGAAAAGCTTGGGAAACAGTTTGTTATGGACTACATGATCGGGGCAGGGCTTGGAAAAGAGGAAATAAGGATAGAGGTAAGCAGGAAACACCTGGCACCCCCCGGCTGGACCGGCGTGCCTCTGGAAACAAAATTTGTGTATGTAGGGGTAGGTGTTCCGAAGAATTCCCTGACAGTCTAA
- a CDS encoding hydantoinase/oxoprolinase N-terminal domain-containing protein, with amino-acid sequence MQYSLGIDAGGTYTDAVILRDSDSRILDTSKAITTYPNLMTGIRNAIDKLNPEYLKQVKLVSVSTTLSTNTILERTGYPVGLILVGDYTIPRELPADYCIKVRGGHDSNGDELHPLDLTAVEQFAVSLKKKVSAFAVSSYFSTRNPEHELKIKDVILKLTGHPVVCGHELSQELGAYERAATAVLNAQLIPITYQFIHSIMNEVRERNLDAKVLMLKCDGSVIDIKGAKLRPIETIFSGPAASIMGASHLSGLDTCAVIDVGGTSTDVSIIKRGVPELCEKGAVVGGWQTRVKAIKMESSANGGDSHVWFKKCIRIGPRRVMPLCFAAVNYPNFKEKLEKNPIPLRTMLNEHIQPTKFFVRTGVIPVNPTESEKKLLEVIGEEPLSIHEILNKMKRFPSPAVLDSLLNQRVIHAIGFTPTDALHVLGEYTEWDVEASLIGAKKLARFTQLGVHAFCKKVKQQVARNMAYSLMSFIMEGRGKDGIKMMLEEEVPVQYKVNIPIVLLGGPVKAYYGELKGLIDADIIVPEQARVGNAVGALVGKGIKRIEITIRPYSMENPDQNFLVFTPVGRKKFEQYRAALEYSQKAGEELILDSLKDFGLPESSIKIDTSIEYLVPPGWKQTPMETKMTFVGVCTPGFSTD; translated from the coding sequence ATGCAATATAGTCTGGGTATTGACGCAGGTGGGACATACACTGATGCAGTTATCTTAAGGGATTCGGACAGCCGGATCCTGGATACAAGCAAGGCGATTACCACCTATCCAAACCTGATGACCGGAATACGGAACGCAATTGACAAGTTAAACCCGGAATATCTCAAGCAAGTAAAACTCGTGTCGGTTTCAACAACTCTCTCGACAAATACAATCCTTGAAAGAACCGGATACCCTGTTGGCCTGATCCTCGTAGGGGACTATACCATACCAAGAGAGCTGCCAGCCGACTACTGTATTAAAGTGAGAGGGGGACACGACAGCAATGGAGACGAACTCCATCCCCTTGACCTTACAGCTGTAGAACAGTTTGCAGTGAGTCTCAAAAAGAAAGTATCCGCATTTGCCGTTTCTTCCTATTTTAGCACCCGAAACCCTGAACACGAGTTAAAGATTAAGGATGTAATCCTCAAACTTACGGGGCATCCGGTGGTCTGCGGGCATGAGCTTTCCCAGGAACTCGGAGCCTACGAAAGGGCAGCAACCGCAGTCTTAAATGCCCAGCTAATTCCCATAACATACCAGTTTATCCATTCCATCATGAATGAAGTGAGGGAAAGAAACCTTGATGCGAAGGTTCTGATGTTGAAATGCGACGGCTCGGTCATAGATATAAAAGGTGCGAAACTGCGCCCGATTGAGACTATTTTTTCAGGCCCCGCTGCAAGTATTATGGGAGCTTCACACCTTTCAGGACTTGACACCTGTGCGGTAATCGATGTTGGAGGAACAAGCACGGATGTCTCCATAATTAAACGCGGTGTACCCGAGCTCTGCGAAAAAGGGGCAGTTGTTGGCGGCTGGCAGACACGCGTAAAAGCTATAAAAATGGAAAGCTCCGCAAACGGGGGAGATAGCCACGTGTGGTTCAAAAAATGCATAAGGATAGGCCCGAGAAGAGTCATGCCACTCTGTTTTGCTGCGGTAAATTACCCTAACTTCAAAGAAAAGCTTGAGAAAAATCCCATACCGTTGAGAACCATGCTCAACGAGCATATCCAGCCCACCAAGTTTTTTGTCAGAACCGGAGTAATACCTGTCAACCCCACAGAGAGCGAGAAGAAGCTGCTGGAAGTTATAGGCGAGGAACCTCTTTCTATCCACGAAATATTAAATAAAATGAAGCGTTTTCCTTCTCCTGCAGTCCTGGATTCCCTGCTCAACCAGCGGGTTATCCATGCAATAGGCTTTACACCCACCGATGCCCTGCACGTCCTCGGGGAATATACGGAATGGGATGTAGAAGCTTCCCTGATAGGAGCCAAAAAACTTGCCCGCTTCACTCAGCTGGGGGTGCACGCCTTCTGTAAGAAAGTAAAGCAGCAGGTTGCCAGAAATATGGCTTACAGTCTTATGTCCTTTATAATGGAAGGCAGGGGAAAAGATGGAATAAAGATGATGCTGGAAGAAGAAGTCCCTGTCCAGTACAAAGTAAATATCCCCATAGTTCTGCTGGGCGGACCTGTAAAAGCCTACTATGGAGAACTGAAAGGTCTTATTGATGCGGATATTATTGTTCCCGAACAGGCTAGAGTGGGCAACGCTGTCGGAGCTCTTGTAGGAAAAGGGATTAAAAGAATTGAGATAACTATCAGACCTTACTCGATGGAAAACCCGGACCAGAATTTCCTTGTATTTACTCCGGTAGGAAGAAAAAAGTTCGAGCAGTACAGGGCTGCCCTTGAATACTCTCAAAAAGCCGGGGAAGAATTGATCCTGGATTCCCTGAAGGATTTCGGGCTTCCGGAAAGTTCAATAAAGATAGATACCAGCATAGAGTATCTAGTGCCTCCGGGATGGAAGCAGACCCCGATGGAGACAAAGATGACGTTTGTGGGAGTCTGTACTCCAGGTTTTTCAACGGACTAA
- the cdhA gene encoding CO dehydrogenase/acetyl-CoA synthase complex subunit alpha, whose amino-acid sequence MSKLTTGSFSIEDLESVQITINNIVGAAKEAAEEKAKELGPMGPTAMAGLASYRSWNLLLLDRYEPVLTPMCDQCCYCTYGPCDLSGNKRGACGIDMAGQTGREFFLRVITGTACHAAHGRHLLDHVIEVFGEDLPLNLGESNVLTPNVTICTGLSPKTLGECRAPMEYVEEQLTQLLATIHAGQESAEIDYDSKALFSGSLDHVGMEVSDIAQVSAYDFPKADPEAPLIEIGMGSIDKSKPLIVAIGHNVAGVTYIMDYMEENNLTDKMEIAGLCCTAFDMTRYKEADRRAPYAKIVGSLAKELKVIRSGMPDVIVVDEQCVRGDVLSESMKLKIPVIASNEKIMMGLPDRTDADVDSIVEEIKSGAIPGCVMLDYDKLGELIPKIAEVMAPIRDAEGITAIPTDEEFKVYIDKCVKCGECMLACPEELDIPEALEYAAKGSYEYLEALHDVCIGCRRCEQVCKKEIPILNVLEKAAQKSISEEKGWVRSGRGQASDAEIRAEGLNLVMGTTPGIIAIIGCPNYPAGTKDVYNIAEEFLKRNYLVVVSGCSAMDIGMYKDDDGKTLYERYPGTFSGGGLLNTGSCVSNAHITGAAEKVAGIFAQRTLAGNLAEVADYTLNRVGACGLAWGAYSQKAASIGTGCNIYGIPAVLGPHSSKYRRALIAKTYEEDKWKVFDARDGSEMNIPPAPEFLLTTAETWQEALPMMAKACIRPSDNNMGRSIKLTHWMELSKKYLGVEPEDWWKFVRNEADLPLAKREELLKRLEAEQGWEIDWKRKKIISGPKIKFDVSAQPTNLKRLCKEA is encoded by the coding sequence ATGAGCAAACTAACTACCGGGAGTTTTTCTATAGAAGATCTGGAATCCGTTCAGATCACTATTAATAATATTGTAGGGGCAGCAAAGGAGGCTGCTGAAGAAAAAGCAAAAGAGTTAGGTCCGATGGGCCCCACTGCTATGGCAGGTCTGGCATCCTACAGAAGCTGGAACTTGCTTCTTCTTGACCGCTACGAACCTGTCCTGACCCCTATGTGTGACCAGTGCTGTTACTGTACCTATGGACCATGTGACCTCTCCGGAAACAAAAGAGGGGCATGTGGTATTGACATGGCCGGACAAACCGGGAGAGAATTTTTCCTTCGTGTAATTACAGGTACAGCCTGCCACGCTGCCCACGGTCGCCACCTGCTTGACCATGTAATTGAAGTCTTTGGTGAAGATCTCCCCCTTAACCTTGGGGAATCAAACGTCCTGACCCCGAACGTCACAATCTGCACAGGACTGAGCCCAAAGACCCTCGGAGAATGCAGAGCCCCGATGGAGTATGTCGAAGAACAGCTCACCCAGCTCCTTGCAACCATCCACGCAGGCCAGGAAAGCGCAGAAATTGACTATGATTCAAAAGCCCTTTTCAGCGGCAGCCTTGACCACGTTGGGATGGAAGTCTCCGATATCGCTCAGGTCTCAGCATATGACTTCCCGAAAGCTGATCCCGAAGCCCCGCTTATTGAAATCGGCATGGGATCTATTGATAAGTCCAAGCCCCTAATTGTTGCAATCGGGCACAACGTAGCCGGTGTAACATACATCATGGACTACATGGAAGAAAATAATCTGACCGACAAGATGGAAATCGCTGGACTTTGCTGTACCGCATTCGACATGACCAGGTACAAGGAAGCCGACAGGAGAGCTCCGTACGCAAAGATCGTAGGGTCTCTGGCAAAAGAACTGAAGGTTATCCGCTCCGGAATGCCCGACGTCATTGTTGTGGACGAGCAGTGCGTCCGCGGCGATGTCTTATCAGAATCTATGAAACTCAAGATCCCTGTGATCGCATCAAACGAAAAGATCATGATGGGCCTGCCGGACCGTACGGATGCTGACGTGGACTCAATAGTTGAGGAGATCAAGTCAGGAGCAATTCCGGGTTGTGTGATGCTGGATTATGATAAACTCGGAGAACTCATCCCGAAGATTGCCGAAGTAATGGCTCCAATCCGTGATGCGGAAGGTATTACAGCAATCCCGACTGACGAGGAATTCAAGGTATACATCGACAAGTGTGTCAAGTGTGGAGAATGCATGCTGGCATGTCCGGAAGAACTCGATATCCCGGAAGCCCTGGAATATGCAGCTAAGGGAAGCTACGAGTATCTTGAAGCCCTTCACGATGTATGTATCGGCTGCCGCCGCTGCGAGCAGGTCTGTAAGAAGGAAATTCCAATCCTGAATGTGCTTGAGAAGGCTGCACAGAAATCCATCAGCGAAGAGAAAGGATGGGTCAGATCAGGCAGAGGACAGGCAAGTGACGCAGAAATCAGGGCAGAAGGTCTGAACCTCGTTATGGGAACTACTCCAGGTATCATCGCAATCATCGGATGTCCGAACTATCCGGCAGGTACCAAGGATGTCTACAACATTGCCGAAGAATTCCTGAAGAGGAACTATCTCGTGGTGGTGAGCGGATGTTCCGCAATGGACATTGGTATGTACAAGGACGATGACGGCAAGACCCTTTATGAAAGGTACCCGGGTACATTCTCAGGCGGTGGACTGCTTAACACCGGTTCCTGTGTGTCCAATGCACACATTACTGGAGCCGCTGAAAAAGTTGCCGGAATCTTTGCCCAGAGGACCCTGGCAGGAAACCTTGCAGAAGTTGCAGACTACACTCTCAATCGTGTGGGTGCATGCGGACTTGCCTGGGGTGCATACTCACAGAAGGCTGCTTCAATCGGTACCGGATGCAACATATACGGAATTCCGGCAGTGCTCGGCCCGCACAGTTCCAAGTACAGGAGAGCCCTGATTGCCAAGACCTATGAAGAAGACAAGTGGAAAGTCTTTGATGCCAGAGACGGTTCAGAGATGAACATCCCACCAGCACCTGAATTCCTCCTGACCACCGCAGAAACCTGGCAGGAAGCACTCCCGATGATGGCAAAAGCCTGCATACGCCCGTCAGACAACAACATGGGCAGGTCCATAAAGCTGACTCACTGGATGGAGCTTTCCAAGAAATACCTTGGTGTAGAGCCCGAAGACTGGTGGAAGTTCGTCAGGAATGAGGCTGACCTCCCGCTCGCCAAGCGTGAAGAGCTCCTCAAGAGGCTCGAGGCAGAACAGGGCTGGGAAATTGACTGGAAGAGAAAGAAGATCATCTCCGGTCCGAAGATCAAATTCGATGTCTCTGCACAGCCAACTAACCTCAAGAGACTTTGCAAGGAGGCCTGA
- a CDS encoding helix-turn-helix transcriptional regulator — MESSLIDLVFRSDKRKNLLILLDSGSKNIDEIRDELDVTATSILPQIKKLIDSDLIVQEDRMYKLTVLGEFIIKKVKPLISALEVVEKNNSYWTGHDLNSIPRHLLERIAELGDCALIEPDLNHIYEPSQKIIDSMANAKMVSTFASYFNPAYLPLYVELGRKDAELSLNFTQSVWDHLSNEHSNMIEELMSMDNVSLYISKEGIKLTEITVTDRIMLLGLFDKNGKFDQQFIMSFEPAALRWGQELFDYFKKLSKQVNKI, encoded by the coding sequence ATGGAATCTTCACTTATTGATCTTGTTTTCCGCTCCGATAAAAGAAAAAACCTCCTTATATTGCTGGATAGCGGCTCAAAAAACATTGATGAAATCAGGGATGAACTGGATGTTACTGCCACTTCAATTCTCCCCCAGATAAAGAAATTGATAGATAGCGACCTTATCGTTCAGGAAGACCGGATGTACAAGCTCACGGTACTCGGAGAGTTCATAATCAAGAAGGTGAAGCCTCTGATCAGCGCCCTTGAGGTTGTGGAAAAAAATAACTCTTACTGGACAGGACATGACCTGAATTCGATCCCCCGTCACCTGCTCGAAAGAATCGCAGAGCTTGGAGACTGCGCTCTTATAGAGCCGGACCTGAACCACATTTATGAGCCCTCCCAGAAGATCATTGATAGCATGGCCAATGCAAAAATGGTTTCAACCTTTGCTTCATATTTCAATCCTGCCTATCTGCCTCTGTACGTTGAACTTGGCAGAAAGGATGCCGAACTGTCTCTTAATTTTACGCAGTCTGTCTGGGACCATCTCTCAAACGAGCACTCAAATATGATAGAAGAGTTAATGAGCATGGATAACGTGAGCCTTTACATCTCTAAAGAGGGAATAAAGCTAACCGAAATTACTGTTACTGATAGAATAATGCTCCTTGGGCTCTTTGACAAAAATGGAAAGTTCGACCAGCAGTTTATTATGAGTTTTGAGCCTGCTGCCCTGCGCTGGGGCCAGGAATTATTTGACTATTTCAAGAAACTTTCCAAGCAGGTAAATAAGATATAA
- a CDS encoding cation diffusion facilitator family transporter → MKAEKNLNKTRNISYAGLFFSLALTIFKLFAGLLGHSTALLADAVRSFSELINELVKLLDLSIAGKPEDWSHNYGHGKVATLVTGAGACVLLFAGIQSASLASGELLMFIQGKETEAPELFALSAAAFALVSKEIIPLFSRLAWKQTDKSLSETDIYTGNSRLKSLGLSCFVTLGIGCTFLPGKNWAVTDSLIAVLLSLYLLGSSGRLLYGTANELIEASLDEENNRKIREIINRTEGVLGSGELKTRRIGNGIAINACITVNSSLNIQEVAEIADLAEERLKKAYGEGIYTLIKAEPALERNCSFQKKPKISKEGGNKIIV, encoded by the coding sequence TTTTCAAATTATTTGCAGGACTGCTGGGACACAGTACAGCACTTCTTGCGGATGCGGTCCGTTCCTTTTCAGAGCTAATTAATGAGCTCGTAAAACTTCTTGACCTTTCTATTGCCGGCAAACCCGAAGATTGGAGCCATAATTACGGGCATGGCAAAGTCGCGACTCTCGTTACGGGAGCGGGAGCATGTGTGCTCCTGTTTGCAGGCATCCAATCAGCAAGTCTGGCCTCAGGAGAGCTGCTTATGTTTATTCAGGGAAAAGAGACAGAAGCACCTGAACTGTTTGCACTCTCAGCAGCTGCTTTCGCCCTTGTATCAAAAGAAATTATCCCTCTTTTCAGCAGGCTAGCCTGGAAACAAACAGATAAAAGTTTATCAGAAACTGATATTTATACAGGAAACTCTCGGCTCAAAAGTTTAGGGCTTTCCTGTTTTGTTACTCTGGGCATAGGATGTACATTTCTCCCCGGAAAGAACTGGGCTGTGACGGATTCTCTTATTGCGGTTCTTTTAAGCCTTTACCTCCTCGGATCATCGGGCAGGCTCCTCTACGGTACTGCCAACGAACTCATAGAAGCTTCCCTCGATGAAGAAAATAATCGGAAAATCAGGGAGATAATAAACCGGACAGAAGGAGTATTGGGTTCGGGAGAACTTAAAACCCGGAGAATAGGAAACGGGATTGCAATCAATGCCTGTATTACTGTAAATAGCTCTCTTAACATTCAGGAAGTTGCAGAGATTGCAGACCTGGCGGAGGAGAGACTTAAAAAAGCCTATGGGGAGGGCATATATACCCTTATAAAAGCAGAACCTGCCCTCGAGAGGAATTGTTCTTTCCAGAAAAAGCCCAAGATTTCCAAGGAAGGGGGAAATAAGATAATAGTATAA
- a CDS encoding helix-turn-helix transcriptional regulator, whose translation MESSLLDVLFLSEKRKNLLLLLLGGPKTIEEIKNTLDVRSSPIMTQIKILMKQDLIVENNRLYKLSSIGEILVPKMRAILETFNVFDKNHDYWINQDMTSIPPEFLDEIGKLGDYIEVNPDRNHVFEYPKEVVKHLSESEKVMISSSFFLPIYPSLCIELAAKGTDITLVFTEYVYDRMLNDYKKELEHFLNLKYTKLYVCNNNNMKIASSIVTEKFMALSLFCNSGIYYNHNLVSFDESALKWGKELFDHYKSMARPITKV comes from the coding sequence ATGGAATCATCATTACTGGATGTTCTCTTTCTTTCAGAAAAAAGGAAAAACCTCCTTCTGCTACTTCTGGGCGGGCCCAAGACTATCGAGGAGATTAAGAATACACTGGATGTACGTTCAAGCCCGATAATGACTCAGATAAAGATCCTGATGAAGCAGGACCTGATTGTAGAAAACAACAGGCTCTACAAACTTTCCAGTATCGGAGAGATTCTTGTCCCCAAAATGAGAGCAATCCTTGAAACCTTCAATGTCTTCGATAAAAACCACGATTACTGGATAAACCAGGATATGACTTCAATTCCCCCTGAATTTCTGGATGAGATAGGAAAGCTTGGAGATTATATTGAAGTAAACCCTGACCGAAACCACGTGTTCGAATACCCGAAAGAAGTCGTAAAACACCTTTCCGAATCCGAGAAGGTAATGATCTCGTCTTCTTTCTTTCTTCCGATCTATCCTTCGCTCTGTATAGAGCTTGCAGCAAAGGGTACGGACATCACCCTCGTATTCACGGAGTATGTTTATGACAGGATGCTCAACGACTACAAAAAAGAGCTTGAACATTTCCTGAACTTAAAATACACCAAACTCTATGTATGCAACAACAATAATATGAAGATCGCATCAAGTATTGTCACAGAGAAATTTATGGCCCTGTCCCTCTTTTGCAATAGCGGGATCTATTACAACCATAACCTCGTGAGTTTTGACGAAAGCGCACTTAAATGGGGAAAAGAACTTTTTGACCACTATAAAAGTATGGCAAGGCCGATTACAAAGGTCTGA